The following coding sequences lie in one Heyndrickxia oleronia genomic window:
- a CDS encoding alpha/beta-type small acid-soluble spore protein, which yields MPNNNQLLAPGAEQALDQMKYEIAQEFGVNLGADTTSRANGSVGGEITKRLVSMAEQQLGGSFR from the coding sequence ATGCCAAACAATAATCAATTACTAGCACCAGGAGCGGAACAAGCATTAGATCAAATGAAATATGAAATTGCTCAAGAATTTGGTGTAAATCTTGGAGCAGATACAACTTCACGTGCTAACGGATCAGTTGGTGGTGAAATTACAAAACGCCTTGTATCTATGGCTGAACAACAATTAGGTGGAAGTTTTCGTTAA